The following are encoded in a window of Telmatobacter sp. DSM 110680 genomic DNA:
- the hpnH gene encoding adenosyl-hopene transferase HpnH, with translation MAIPISQVWTVATYVWKKKLAGVKRYPTVLMLEPLFRCNLACAGCGKVQYPPHILKKQLSPEECFAAVEECGVPMVAIPGGEPLLHPQIVEIVNGLVARKKYVYMCTNALELKKRLHEFTPSKYLTFSVHLDGQRDHHDFSVCREGGYDIAVEGIKEAVKRGFRVTPNSTFFDGTDPNSVRAHFDEMMAIGVEGIVLSPGYSYDKAPDQTHFMGRARVRKLFRAILSNRKKSWKFNMSPLFLEFLMGDRNYDCTPWGSPAYNIFGWQKPCYLLQDGYAETFKELMETTKWEEYGVGSGNPKCANCMVSCGYEPTAVLDGFLTLSGFWGMVKGTFSSYKSAHALKQLNEWDTHSHAPLVQIEKNAPALEETNA, from the coding sequence ACGGTCTTGATGCTGGAGCCGCTTTTTCGTTGCAACCTCGCCTGCGCCGGATGCGGCAAGGTTCAGTATCCGCCTCACATCCTGAAGAAGCAGCTTTCGCCAGAGGAATGCTTCGCGGCAGTCGAAGAGTGCGGTGTGCCGATGGTGGCGATTCCCGGCGGTGAGCCCCTGCTGCATCCTCAGATCGTCGAGATTGTGAATGGGTTGGTGGCGCGCAAGAAGTACGTATACATGTGCACCAATGCGTTGGAACTCAAGAAGCGTCTTCACGAATTTACGCCGTCAAAATATCTGACGTTCTCAGTCCATCTCGACGGTCAGCGCGATCACCACGATTTCTCAGTATGCCGTGAGGGTGGATATGACATCGCGGTGGAGGGTATCAAAGAAGCGGTGAAGCGCGGCTTCCGCGTGACGCCCAATTCGACTTTCTTCGATGGCACCGACCCCAACAGCGTACGAGCTCATTTTGACGAGATGATGGCCATCGGCGTTGAGGGCATCGTGTTGTCGCCGGGCTACAGCTATGACAAGGCTCCTGATCAGACTCACTTCATGGGACGTGCGCGGGTTCGCAAACTTTTCCGCGCCATTTTGTCGAACCGCAAGAAGTCGTGGAAGTTCAACATGTCGCCGCTGTTTCTCGAGTTTCTGATGGGCGACCGCAACTACGATTGCACCCCATGGGGTTCTCCGGCTTACAACATCTTCGGCTGGCAGAAGCCTTGCTACCTGCTGCAGGATGGCTACGCTGAGACCTTCAAGGAGTTGATGGAAACGACGAAGTGGGAAGAGTACGGCGTCGGCAGCGGCAATCCGAAGTGTGCGAACTGTATGGTGAGCTGCGGTTATGAGCCCACGGCAGTCCTCGACGGATTCCTTACGCTGAGCGGCTTCTGGGGCATGGTGAAGGGAACATTCAGCAGCTACAAGAGCGCGCATGCGCTGAAACAGCTTAACGAGTGGGATACGCATTCTCATGCCCCTCTGGTCCAGATTGAGAAGAACGCGCCGGCCCTCGAGGAGACAAACGCATGA
- a CDS encoding S24 family peptidase, with translation MFLLPPFPAGLRERTSPRLKLNVALGNIAGRPDGTYFWERAGIDTSELPDPTLRHTISSIQTTLEDFNLITSKKVSQHLAGKGNAVAIPLMNVTAFGDRVPPHENVRLSQAKVEDVLLAPLSWCPHPENMISMHVAGDSMHPVIPSGSVLFVDTAATDRDQVNGRLVVASHRDLGFKVARLQRLAGSDLLVSANPKYLPIDVSNATRWKIFGEVLWWVTKDVKQES, from the coding sequence GTGTTTCTCCTGCCACCGTTTCCCGCTGGCTTGCGGGAAAGAACGAGCCCACGGCTGAAACTTAACGTCGCGCTCGGCAACATCGCGGGAAGACCCGACGGCACCTACTTTTGGGAACGCGCTGGCATCGACACATCCGAACTGCCCGATCCAACTCTTCGCCACACCATCTCCTCCATTCAGACAACTCTCGAGGACTTCAACCTCATTACCTCAAAGAAGGTCTCGCAGCATCTTGCCGGAAAAGGAAACGCAGTCGCAATTCCACTCATGAACGTGACTGCTTTTGGAGATAGAGTTCCACCGCATGAAAATGTCCGGCTCTCACAAGCCAAGGTCGAAGACGTGCTTTTGGCTCCACTTTCGTGGTGTCCGCACCCCGAGAACATGATCAGTATGCACGTTGCCGGAGATTCCATGCATCCGGTTATTCCTTCCGGCTCAGTTCTGTTCGTAGACACCGCTGCGACCGATCGTGACCAAGTCAATGGGAGGCTTGTGGTCGCTTCTCATCGCGACCTCGGTTTCAAGGTGGCGCGACTGCAGCGGCTAGCGGGTTCGGACCTGCTGGTATCGGCGAATCCAAAATATCTGCCGATCGACGTCAGCAATGCCACTCGCTGGAAGATCTTCGGAGAAGTCCTGTGGTGGGTCACGAAGGACGTTAAACAAGAATCCTGA
- a CDS encoding DUF2127 domain-containing protein has protein sequence MNQPHSGLIRLIAVFKLFKAASLIVVGFGILRLIHKDVGEQLEHWVAMCGFDPGSRLISHAIEKAAHLSPHKFREFSIVSFIYAGLFLTEGIGLWLMKRWAEWFTVIITSSLVPVEIYEIVHHPTAIKMLVLVINIAVVAYLPYRIKSESHSSPKNVMRRMARPLHNR, from the coding sequence ATGAACCAACCCCACAGCGGACTCATTCGACTTATCGCCGTCTTCAAGCTGTTCAAAGCGGCGTCGCTTATCGTCGTTGGCTTCGGAATTCTCAGGTTGATTCATAAGGATGTGGGCGAGCAACTGGAACACTGGGTTGCGATGTGCGGCTTCGATCCCGGCAGTCGACTCATCAGTCACGCGATAGAGAAGGCCGCTCACCTTTCACCTCACAAGTTCAGGGAATTCAGCATAGTCAGCTTCATCTACGCCGGCCTCTTCCTCACGGAAGGCATTGGCTTGTGGCTGATGAAACGCTGGGCCGAGTGGTTCACTGTGATCATCACGTCTTCGCTGGTGCCAGTTGAGATTTACGAGATCGTTCACCATCCAACCGCGATCAAGATGCTCGTGCTTGTCATCAATATCGCTGTTGTGGCGTATCTGCCGTATCGAATCAAAAGCGAGTCGCATTCCTCTCCCAAAAACGTGATGAGGCGGATGGCCCGGCCGCTGCACAACCGATAA
- a CDS encoding ferrous iron transporter B, with product MNACCETPAFAAPTAPRTGDLSTVVLIGPPNSGKSTLFNRLTGLRQKVANYPGVTVEQRSGLMAGVGREDLTLIDLPGVYSLTPYSEDARVSIDVLKGNMPGTPKPDAVLLVLDSLHLTRQLMLAAPVLALGLPTLVLLNMSDLMESRGGIIDPLKLAKELGAPVALISAVHGTGLDAVPLFLNQHASPQAAQQPLSLPVLGNAASTHTWAAQVSRNTGYKAPLSAENSRKLDNILLHRIWGPLLFLVVVIGVFEVVFSIGQPMSDGFGDILAKMGSLVRPLLPAGWLQSLILDGAWKGISSVLVFLPQILLLFLFIGILEDSGYLARAALIADRVMRTIGLNGKAFIPLLSAYACAVPAIMATRTIENKRDRFATILVTPFMTCSARLPVYMLLIAAFIPNIVFLHGFLGLRTIVMLGLYLAGFVAAMTTARLLKSSILKSSEAPFILELPQYRMPTIRSLALRLVDRAKVFLRQAGTVILCVTLALWLLAHIPPVPMANGHYTAPELADSVVGKLGHFIEPAIAPLGFNWKVGIGLISSVLAREVMVSTMGTLYGADPETQTMHLQAALHTDMKLGGAVALMIFFAFAMQCTSTMAVVRRETNSWKWPALQFGYMLVLAYVSAFAVNHIITALFG from the coding sequence ATGAATGCCTGCTGCGAGACGCCGGCTTTTGCAGCCCCAACCGCTCCTCGCACTGGAGATCTGAGCACGGTTGTGCTCATCGGTCCGCCTAACTCCGGCAAATCCACGCTCTTCAATCGCCTCACGGGTTTACGTCAGAAAGTCGCCAACTATCCCGGCGTCACCGTTGAGCAGCGCTCCGGGCTGATGGCTGGTGTGGGCCGCGAAGACCTCACGCTTATCGATCTTCCGGGCGTCTATTCGCTGACACCGTACTCTGAAGACGCGCGGGTTTCGATCGATGTTTTGAAAGGCAATATGCCGGGCACTCCCAAGCCCGACGCCGTGCTCCTGGTTCTCGATTCTCTGCACCTGACGCGCCAGCTGATGCTTGCTGCCCCGGTGCTCGCTCTTGGCCTACCCACTCTTGTGCTGCTCAACATGAGCGACTTGATGGAGTCGCGCGGCGGCATCATCGATCCCCTTAAGCTCGCCAAGGAACTTGGAGCACCGGTAGCTCTCATCAGCGCCGTCCATGGCACGGGACTTGATGCAGTTCCTCTATTCCTGAATCAGCACGCCTCGCCACAAGCCGCTCAGCAGCCGCTCTCGCTTCCGGTTCTTGGCAACGCGGCCAGCACTCATACATGGGCTGCTCAGGTCAGCCGCAATACCGGCTACAAGGCTCCGCTATCGGCAGAGAACAGCCGCAAGCTCGACAACATCCTGCTCCATCGTATCTGGGGACCGCTCCTCTTTCTGGTTGTCGTCATCGGCGTGTTTGAAGTGGTCTTCTCGATCGGCCAGCCTATGAGCGACGGCTTCGGCGACATTCTCGCCAAAATGGGTTCACTGGTTCGTCCGCTGCTTCCCGCGGGGTGGTTACAATCGCTTATCCTTGACGGCGCATGGAAGGGCATCTCATCGGTGCTTGTCTTCCTGCCGCAGATTCTGCTTCTCTTTCTTTTCATCGGAATTCTGGAAGACTCCGGCTATCTTGCCCGGGCAGCGCTAATCGCGGACCGCGTGATGCGCACCATCGGCCTCAATGGAAAGGCATTCATTCCGCTGCTCTCGGCTTACGCCTGCGCAGTGCCTGCCATCATGGCAACGCGCACCATTGAGAACAAACGCGACCGCTTCGCTACCATCCTTGTCACGCCGTTCATGACCTGCTCCGCGCGTCTGCCCGTGTATATGCTGCTTATCGCAGCATTCATCCCGAATATTGTGTTTCTTCACGGATTCCTCGGCCTTCGCACCATCGTCATGCTCGGCCTTTACCTTGCAGGATTCGTCGCTGCCATGACTACAGCGCGTTTGCTCAAGAGTTCCATCCTCAAGTCCAGCGAAGCACCCTTCATCCTCGAGCTGCCGCAATACCGTATGCCCACGATCCGCTCGCTGGCTTTGCGACTTGTAGATCGCGCCAAAGTATTTCTACGCCAGGCCGGGACAGTCATTCTCTGCGTAACGCTGGCTCTGTGGCTGCTGGCGCACATTCCGCCGGTGCCGATGGCGAACGGCCACTACACTGCTCCGGAACTCGCCGACAGCGTTGTCGGCAAGCTGGGACATTTCATTGAGCCAGCCATCGCGCCCCTGGGCTTCAACTGGAAGGTCGGCATCGGTCTCATTTCCAGCGTGTTGGCGCGCGAAGTCATGGTCTCCACCATGGGGACGCTTTACGGCGCCGACCCTGAAACGCAGACCATGCATCTGCAAGCCGCTTTGCACACTGACATGAAACTTGGCGGAGCTGTGGCCCTGATGATCTTCTTTGCTTTCGCCATGCAGTGCACTTCCACCATGGCCGTGGTTCGCCGCGAAACCAATAGCTGGAAGTGGCCCGCTCTGCAGTTCGGCTACATGCTGGTGCTGGCGTATGTCTCCGCCTTCGCCGTCAACCACATCATTACTGCTCTATTCGGATAA
- a CDS encoding DUF2085 domain-containing protein, giving the protein MNFLKEVFSYICGQQHNWVLGGVTLPCCQRCTGLYVGACFALIFVVVFRPRPSAFQYWIHGAFMLAMFPFGFHLVEHGGLVRTFTGMLFAMGLVYYLALNPFSAWNVWRDLRTSLMVAYLSLIAAAAVLLLVMVYTGGVITGLFLTALAALGLAVLVLLTLSNLIVLPGILRLLFRRSIPSPP; this is encoded by the coding sequence ATGAACTTCTTGAAGGAAGTTTTCTCGTATATCTGCGGACAGCAACACAACTGGGTTCTTGGCGGGGTAACTTTGCCTTGCTGCCAGCGATGTACGGGATTGTATGTGGGAGCGTGTTTCGCGCTTATTTTCGTCGTGGTATTTCGTCCGAGGCCCAGTGCATTCCAGTACTGGATACATGGCGCGTTCATGCTGGCCATGTTTCCCTTTGGTTTTCATCTCGTGGAGCATGGCGGTCTGGTGCGGACATTTACGGGCATGCTGTTTGCGATGGGGCTTGTCTACTATCTTGCGCTGAATCCATTCTCCGCCTGGAACGTGTGGAGGGATTTACGCACCTCGCTGATGGTGGCGTATCTCTCACTGATTGCTGCAGCCGCCGTACTATTGCTCGTTATGGTGTATACGGGTGGCGTGATAACCGGCCTGTTTCTTACAGCACTTGCCGCACTCGGACTGGCTGTTCTTGTACTTCTTACGCTATCGAATCTGATCGTGCTGCCAGGGATTCTTCGACTGCTGTTCCGTCGATCAATTCCGTCGCCACCATGA
- a CDS encoding DUF4142 domain-containing protein — protein MNSHRFLTAVCSIASAALFFGGAAIAQNTTSPSKSDRKFVQEALQGGNAEVQLGQLAAQKATSEDVKQFGQKMVDDHTKLGDQMKEVARKEGISIPGGVAAKDKELESKLGSLSGESFDNAYIRAMLKDHQHDLSAFKKEANSGNDTSIKDAASQGEQVISEHLKMVEEIAKTHNVQRDSMNPDVQPGHRESQH, from the coding sequence ATGAATTCGCACCGATTCTTGACGGCAGTGTGCAGCATTGCAAGCGCCGCACTGTTTTTCGGAGGCGCCGCCATTGCCCAGAACACTACAAGTCCGAGCAAGTCGGACAGGAAATTTGTACAGGAGGCACTCCAGGGTGGAAATGCCGAGGTGCAACTGGGACAATTGGCCGCGCAGAAGGCAACTAGCGAGGACGTGAAGCAGTTTGGGCAGAAGATGGTAGACGATCACACCAAGCTCGGAGATCAGATGAAGGAGGTTGCCCGGAAGGAAGGGATCTCCATTCCTGGCGGGGTCGCTGCAAAAGACAAGGAACTTGAGTCCAAGCTGGGATCGCTCTCAGGGGAGTCGTTCGACAATGCCTACATTAGGGCTATGTTGAAGGATCACCAGCACGATCTATCGGCGTTTAAAAAAGAAGCAAACTCCGGAAATGACACCAGTATCAAGGATGCGGCAAGCCAGGGAGAGCAGGTAATTAGCGAACATCTCAAGATGGTTGAGGAAATTGCGAAGACGCACAACGTCCAGCGGGACTCAATGAATCCCGACGTGCAGCCAGGTCACCGCGAATCTCAGCACTAA
- a CDS encoding oxygenase MpaB family protein: MASPVPADSSTSVSSQVLERHIASVEQQVARPVEGIFGADSITWRINRESALFLGAGRAALLQLAHPWVATALDQHSSLLSKPIARFHSTFRVVFTMIFGTAPQAFRASRSLYQTHTRITGKLPSDVAGYAAGSRYEALNLPALMWVYATLIESAVIAYECVLPRLTSNEREAYYAESKILAGLFGIAPEALPPDWGSFQAYVRQMLVSQELGVSDRSRIMAHRILTGAGSWVPIPRWYQSLTTEILPPRFRTEFGLSFGEARMTSADRARRWLPRVYSSLPSSLRYVGPFQEAQARLENRSTGFIARRSNQFWIGQPLLPFNE, translated from the coding sequence ATGGCTTCTCCGGTCCCAGCAGATTCCTCGACCTCCGTCTCGAGTCAGGTGCTCGAACGCCACATCGCGTCGGTGGAACAGCAGGTGGCGCGCCCAGTCGAAGGCATCTTCGGTGCAGATTCAATTACCTGGCGCATCAATCGCGAATCAGCACTGTTTCTCGGTGCGGGACGTGCTGCCCTTCTGCAGCTCGCACACCCCTGGGTTGCCACTGCACTCGATCAGCATTCTTCGTTGCTCTCGAAACCGATTGCACGGTTTCATAGCACCTTCCGCGTCGTCTTCACCATGATCTTCGGCACCGCTCCGCAGGCCTTCCGCGCTTCCCGATCGCTGTACCAGACCCACACGCGCATCACCGGCAAGCTCCCTAGCGACGTAGCCGGCTACGCTGCTGGCTCGCGCTACGAAGCGCTGAATTTGCCGGCGTTAATGTGGGTTTATGCGACCCTGATTGAAAGCGCCGTCATCGCCTACGAATGCGTCCTGCCTCGCCTTACAAGTAACGAACGCGAAGCCTACTATGCCGAATCGAAGATCTTGGCTGGCCTCTTTGGCATTGCTCCCGAAGCATTGCCACCGGACTGGGGATCTTTCCAGGCTTACGTCAGGCAGATGCTCGTGTCGCAGGAGCTTGGCGTTTCTGACCGCTCGCGCATCATGGCGCACCGGATCCTGACGGGCGCCGGCTCGTGGGTTCCCATCCCGCGCTGGTATCAGTCGCTCACAACGGAGATTCTTCCGCCCCGCTTTCGTACGGAGTTTGGACTTTCCTTCGGTGAGGCGCGCATGACTTCCGCGGATCGGGCAAGACGCTGGCTGCCACGGGTCTACTCGAGCCTTCCATCCTCGCTCCGTTATGTGGGACCATTTCAGGAGGCACAAGCGCGCCTTGAGAATCGCTCCACCGGATTCATTGCCCGCCGCAGCAATCAATTCTGGATCGGCCAGCCTCTGTTGCCGTTCAACGAATAA
- a CDS encoding FeoA family protein, with amino-acid sequence MSVLTDLHIGETATLVALNLPDSVQNYLMHMGFVPNAQVTVLRRAPAGDPTVYGIDGMQIALRRETAEAIRVRTSSDTSQVEIDAELEKIAAKTRSQSARQDQSEIHEFAGVTR; translated from the coding sequence GTGAGCGTACTTACGGATCTGCACATCGGAGAAACAGCGACGCTGGTCGCCCTCAATCTCCCCGACTCCGTTCAGAACTACCTCATGCATATGGGCTTCGTCCCCAACGCGCAGGTTACAGTACTCCGCCGCGCCCCGGCAGGTGATCCCACCGTGTACGGTATAGACGGCATGCAGATCGCTCTTCGGCGCGAAACGGCTGAGGCTATCCGAGTTCGCACGTCGTCTGATACGTCGCAAGTGGAAATTGATGCGGAACTGGAGAAGATTGCCGCAAAAACCCGCTCTCAAAGCGCGCGCCAAGACCAATCTGAGATTCATGAATTCGCCGGTGTTACGCGATGA
- a CDS encoding radical SAM protein gives MKPLFLFVRPPRPLWPFNGPSTAFWPPLAFASMAAALRQHVPEIRVAILDAPALSMGWSTLTQILISLKPDCIGIGEEAVSCVEGLRIARLAKGLGARVVAGGCFFSQVAAQVLATGLVDVVVHGEGEITVVELMRAMLAKDVKALRCVDGISYLDGEEVVFTGSRVLLANLDNLPFPAYDLLPMEKYGAHSRHHPNFTSIEASRGCTHGCEFCVLWRQMGRFDAQRQVPCLRVKSPERLLDEIRILMDRYGRRYLGWVDPCFNADPHTSARLAIGQSAWVRADYVVRDDSSGALKLCCEAGWNEAYLGIERLDHKELARLGKGNLHGEVDCAVQLLRAQYPQVITFGSLIYGLPADTPQSVRALFQAAEKLNIDQLFFIPLTPLPGTPAWKSRMWDTTGNAFRSFDFIPRPGNDELMAELAREIARSYLFDWSSTRFGKVLSDLLDSNARRRGICWNLLWRSLPLMLSTAFKWNTKASGGMVYPAWYES, from the coding sequence ATGAAACCGCTCTTCCTGTTTGTTCGCCCGCCGCGACCGCTGTGGCCCTTCAACGGACCGAGCACGGCCTTTTGGCCACCTCTAGCGTTCGCTTCAATGGCTGCTGCACTGCGCCAGCATGTTCCGGAGATTCGCGTTGCTATCCTCGACGCTCCGGCGTTATCGATGGGCTGGTCGACGCTTACCCAGATCCTTATATCTCTGAAACCTGATTGCATCGGGATTGGAGAGGAAGCGGTGAGCTGTGTCGAGGGACTTAGGATTGCGCGCCTCGCTAAAGGACTGGGAGCACGCGTTGTCGCTGGCGGATGCTTCTTCTCGCAGGTCGCTGCCCAGGTGTTGGCCACAGGGTTGGTGGATGTAGTGGTGCATGGCGAAGGCGAAATCACTGTAGTCGAATTGATGCGAGCAATGCTGGCGAAGGATGTGAAGGCGCTTCGCTGCGTAGACGGAATTTCTTACCTTGATGGCGAAGAGGTAGTGTTCACAGGGTCTCGCGTACTCCTCGCCAATCTCGATAACTTACCGTTTCCTGCTTATGATCTTTTACCGATGGAGAAATACGGAGCACACAGCCGGCATCACCCGAACTTCACAAGCATTGAGGCAAGTCGCGGATGCACGCACGGCTGCGAGTTCTGCGTGCTGTGGCGGCAGATGGGCCGCTTCGACGCGCAGCGCCAGGTTCCATGTCTGCGCGTGAAGTCGCCGGAACGACTACTGGATGAGATCAGGATTCTGATGGATCGCTATGGACGGCGATATCTCGGCTGGGTCGATCCGTGCTTCAATGCAGATCCCCACACGAGTGCTCGGCTGGCGATAGGTCAAAGCGCCTGGGTGCGTGCTGACTATGTAGTTCGCGACGATTCTTCCGGTGCGCTGAAGTTGTGTTGTGAAGCTGGATGGAACGAAGCCTATCTTGGCATAGAGCGGCTCGATCATAAGGAATTGGCGCGGCTCGGCAAAGGCAACCTGCATGGCGAGGTCGACTGCGCTGTGCAACTGCTGCGCGCGCAATACCCACAAGTCATTACTTTCGGAAGTCTCATATATGGATTGCCTGCGGATACTCCACAAAGCGTGCGGGCCCTGTTTCAAGCTGCAGAGAAACTGAATATCGACCAGCTCTTCTTTATCCCTCTCACGCCGCTGCCAGGGACGCCCGCGTGGAAATCGCGGATGTGGGACACGACCGGCAATGCATTCCGGAGCTTCGACTTCATTCCTCGACCAGGTAACGACGAATTGATGGCTGAACTGGCACGCGAGATCGCGAGAAGCTATCTGTTCGATTGGTCTTCAACACGGTTTGGCAAAGTGCTCTCAGACCTGTTGGACAGCAACGCGCGCCGCCGCGGAATCTGCTGGAATCTCCTATGGCGATCGTTGCCGTTGATGCTTTCCACCGCATTTAAGTGGAATACAAAAGCATCGGGAGGGATGGTCTATCCCGCCTGGTACGAGAGCTGA
- a CDS encoding response regulator: MGNGVIQFGSGANGTDEGRKTDPAGRVDPGENSDVPHSDSDSSASKSSNGGESNIPSHEKGWLMGLPVHKTARRILIVDDETAIADTLSLIFQLQRYDVRVAYTAERAIEMIAEWIPELAVLDVMLPAMNGIDLALVIKANHPKCHVILFSGHANTGMLLEEAGRKGHQFEILAKPVQPELMLERASTLLSGPDESNYN; the protein is encoded by the coding sequence ATGGGGAACGGGGTTATCCAATTCGGTTCGGGCGCAAATGGAACTGACGAGGGCAGGAAGACAGACCCCGCCGGACGAGTGGACCCCGGCGAAAACAGCGACGTCCCACACAGCGATTCTGACTCATCTGCATCAAAATCGTCCAACGGTGGCGAATCAAACATTCCGTCGCATGAAAAAGGTTGGCTGATGGGACTTCCAGTCCATAAGACCGCTCGAAGAATCCTGATTGTGGATGACGAGACAGCCATTGCCGACACCTTGTCACTCATTTTTCAATTGCAGCGCTACGATGTGCGCGTCGCATACACTGCCGAAAGAGCGATCGAGATGATCGCCGAGTGGATTCCCGAACTGGCGGTGTTGGATGTGATGTTGCCGGCGATGAATGGCATCGACCTGGCGCTCGTGATCAAGGCCAACCATCCTAAGTGTCATGTAATTCTGTTCTCCGGGCATGCAAATACGGGAATGCTCTTAGAAGAGGCCGGACGAAAAGGGCATCAGTTTGAAATTCTGGCGAAACCGGTGCAACCCGAACTGATGCTGGAACGTGCCTCGACCCTTCTCTCCGGACCGGATGAATCGAACTACAACTAA
- a CDS encoding VWA domain-containing protein, giving the protein MSVEAKMWPFIQYVATLAIVCIVAAAQTPTLKTRTREDREREFQASHRIVLNVQVTDAAGKPVTDLDAKDFAIFDNHEPRKLVAFHAIDGEAMNDATEVIILLDAVNSTTQALEAEKAGIFKYFAQSHSALPYPTSFVLWSNGHLKATGATKDRNAVGKAFVSMTKNLHSNACAPVDGSAAKAAEAAGTPGQNEVGPHAADVANCLQVHFKDSLAALDGIAEQQRHVGGRTIFVWVGAGWPLPSDIDFAQLSPKARKSYSDELVNILNDLRASQVTLDALGVHDPNLSAELTRVDQQTLPAGAASPLSAGPSSLGLPILARQTGGRVMSNSNDISADLGKLFDDADWYYALSFNPPPASNGVELRSLEVKISRPGLNIRTMTGYYTEPF; this is encoded by the coding sequence ATGAGCGTTGAAGCGAAAATGTGGCCTTTTATTCAATACGTTGCTACCCTAGCGATCGTTTGTATAGTGGCGGCTGCGCAGACCCCTACGCTCAAGACGCGCACCAGGGAAGACCGCGAACGCGAGTTCCAAGCGAGCCACCGCATTGTTCTCAACGTGCAAGTGACCGACGCTGCCGGTAAGCCCGTCACTGACCTGGACGCCAAAGACTTTGCGATTTTCGACAACCATGAGCCCCGCAAGCTGGTCGCATTTCACGCGATCGACGGCGAAGCGATGAACGATGCCACCGAAGTCATTATCTTGCTTGACGCCGTAAACAGCACGACGCAGGCTCTAGAGGCTGAGAAGGCCGGCATCTTCAAATATTTCGCCCAGAGCCACTCCGCGCTACCGTACCCGACTTCGTTTGTGCTTTGGTCAAACGGCCACTTGAAGGCGACCGGAGCTACAAAAGATCGCAATGCGGTTGGCAAAGCCTTCGTGAGCATGACAAAGAATCTGCATTCCAATGCATGCGCGCCCGTTGACGGTTCGGCCGCAAAAGCTGCAGAAGCAGCTGGCACTCCTGGACAAAACGAAGTTGGCCCTCATGCAGCGGATGTGGCCAATTGCCTCCAAGTTCACTTCAAGGACTCACTGGCGGCGCTTGACGGAATTGCCGAGCAACAACGCCACGTCGGTGGCCGCACAATTTTCGTTTGGGTGGGCGCCGGATGGCCGCTGCCGTCCGATATTGACTTTGCACAACTGTCGCCCAAAGCTCGCAAGTCTTATTCAGATGAGCTTGTCAACATCCTCAACGACCTTCGCGCCTCGCAGGTCACGCTGGATGCCCTTGGAGTGCACGATCCTAACCTTTCCGCAGAACTCACACGCGTAGATCAGCAAACACTCCCTGCAGGAGCCGCGTCTCCCTTGAGCGCTGGACCGAGTTCACTTGGACTTCCGATACTGGCTCGGCAAACCGGCGGCCGCGTGATGTCAAACAGCAATGACATTTCCGCTGACCTCGGCAAATTGTTTGATGATGCCGACTGGTACTACGCGCTGTCATTCAATCCGCCGCCGGCATCGAACGGGGTCGAATTGCGATCTCTCGAGGTAAAGATAAGCCGCCCCGGCCTGAATATCCGCACGATGACCGGGTACTACACGGAGCCCTTCTAA